A window of the Streptomyces albireticuli genome harbors these coding sequences:
- a CDS encoding glycosyltransferase family 87 protein, with amino-acid sequence MRSARDDQLVRPTVEDEVAAAGSELIGGPAGRRALPGGGWWTPVRVIVLVALGMFALGMVQKLPCYEYGWFFGATTQYTHACYSDIPHLYSGRGFDAGLIPYFDRIPQELSGGMDYLEYPVLTGLFMEVAARITPGGGTLQHREQLNWLVNAGMLMACAAVLAVCAARTHRRRPWDGLLVALAPALALTATVNWDLLAVALTALAMLMWARERVVVAGVLIGLAAAAKLYPVLLLGPLLILCLRAGRLRAFRDAAVGAVVAWLAVNLPVMITHDATGFHIREGWAKFYTFSQERPIDFGSVWLLISQRTGNPLENANTYVTLLMILGCLAIGALGLYAPRRPRFAQLAFLVVALFVLTNKVYSPQYVLWLIPLAVLARPKWRDFLVWQACEVLYFLGIWSYLAYTGSGDKHQGLPVEGYQLAIALHLLGTLYLCAVVVRDILLPERDVVRRDGSDDPSGGVLDGAPDIVVLGSARRARHAEHSAGTGVRPGTGSHPLS; translated from the coding sequence ATGAGGAGCGCCCGGGATGACCAGCTTGTACGGCCCACCGTCGAGGACGAGGTGGCCGCCGCCGGCAGTGAGCTCATCGGCGGGCCCGCGGGCCGCCGCGCCTTGCCCGGCGGGGGCTGGTGGACCCCGGTCCGGGTGATCGTGCTCGTCGCGCTGGGGATGTTCGCGCTCGGCATGGTGCAGAAGCTCCCGTGCTACGAGTACGGCTGGTTCTTCGGCGCCACCACGCAGTACACCCACGCCTGCTACTCCGACATCCCGCACCTCTACAGCGGGCGCGGCTTCGACGCCGGCCTCATCCCCTACTTCGACCGGATTCCCCAGGAGCTGTCCGGCGGGATGGACTATCTGGAGTATCCGGTCCTCACCGGCCTGTTCATGGAGGTCGCGGCCCGGATCACCCCCGGCGGCGGCACGCTCCAGCACCGGGAGCAGCTCAACTGGCTGGTCAACGCCGGGATGCTGATGGCCTGCGCGGCGGTCCTCGCCGTCTGCGCCGCCCGTACGCACCGGCGCCGCCCCTGGGACGGCCTGCTGGTCGCCCTGGCCCCGGCGCTCGCCCTGACGGCCACGGTCAACTGGGACCTCCTGGCGGTCGCCCTCACCGCCCTCGCGATGCTCATGTGGGCCCGTGAGCGGGTCGTCGTGGCGGGCGTCCTGATCGGCCTGGCGGCCGCGGCGAAGCTCTATCCGGTGCTGCTGCTGGGTCCGCTGCTCATCCTGTGCCTGCGGGCCGGGCGCCTGAGGGCCTTCCGTGACGCGGCGGTGGGCGCCGTCGTCGCCTGGCTGGCCGTCAACCTCCCTGTCATGATCACGCATGACGCGACGGGCTTCCACATCCGCGAGGGCTGGGCGAAGTTCTACACCTTCAGCCAGGAGCGCCCGATCGACTTCGGCTCGGTCTGGCTCCTGATCTCCCAGCGCACCGGGAATCCGCTGGAGAACGCCAACACGTATGTGACGCTGCTGATGATCCTGGGCTGTCTGGCCATCGGCGCCTTGGGGCTCTACGCCCCGCGCCGCCCGCGCTTCGCCCAGCTGGCCTTCCTGGTGGTGGCGCTGTTCGTCCTCACCAACAAGGTCTATTCACCGCAGTACGTGCTGTGGCTGATCCCGCTCGCCGTGCTGGCCCGGCCCAAGTGGCGTGACTTCCTCGTGTGGCAGGCGTGCGAGGTGCTGTACTTCCTCGGCATCTGGTCCTACCTGGCCTACACCGGCAGTGGTGACAAGCACCAGGGCCTGCCTGTGGAGGGCTACCAACTGGCCATCGCCCTGCATCTGCTGGGGACGCTGTATCTGTGCGCGGTCGTCGTCCGCGACATCCTCCTGCCGGAGCGCGACGTCGTCCGGCGTGACGGCTCCGACGACCCCTCGGGCGGCGTGCTGGACGGGGCCCCGGACATAGTCGTCCTCGGCTCCGCGCGCCGTGCCCGGCACGCGGAGCACTCCGCAGGCACAGGTGTCCGTCCGGGGACCGGGAGCCACCCGCTGTCGTAG
- a CDS encoding transglycosylase domain-containing protein, which yields MSEHRRKPPPQPQGGGGRAAARRAAQQPTSGRRAAPPSSSATPPAGGGDQYGGRAGARRGAQRSAPGGRRRPGDAGPGGGRGRRDGGRPGKKRFIDYPRAGKDGVKRWLPSWKLVLGACFTFIGLILGTVGVALAVVQVPSEQKAAAVQKNVYYWSDGKQMVVAGGGALNRQIVPIAKIPKSMQYAVISAENASFYDDWGVDPMGIARAVVKMAQGGETQSGSTITQQFVKNTYLSQEQTLKRKATELLISIKVGATKDKDDILAGYLNTAYYGRGAYGIQAAARAYYDKDCTQLTASESAYLAATLNGPNLYDPYGGQGPAATPEKNTKRSMDRWKWTLDREVEVGHLKPAERDSWVAKGFPQPQKPKPATNRAGQIGYLTDLADNYIVAHSTISKNQLDRGGYQIHTTFDRDKVEALSKAVEDVRKANIKPDVREKDKFVQFGGASVEPKTGKIVAIYGGANALEHYTNNADYTGVQVGSTFKPFVLAAAMTHGKRDPGLGAQQGDSQRTLVSPDSVYNGNNKLTLRNYNGSVWHDQNGGEWRQVNDGDEDRGLVTLRTAMQFSVNTPFIQLGMDVGTDKVKEAALAAGLDKDQLAATTPTFSLGTSAPSAIRLAGAYATFAASGKQMDPYSVEKVEKDGKPAYVHEASSKLAFSPRVANNVTDVLKTVVEAGTGTSAKLGDRPAAGKTGTTDGNRSAWFAGYTPQLSTAVGMYRVDPNAKKQEFLSMRGVGGQTTIHGASFPAEIWADYMGKALKGQPIEQFERAEPIGEKVFGDGASPSPSAVPSTTPSATPSKSPSASPSKPATPSPSPSKICLPFDRRCHQGDNGGPGEPGTSGGPGGAGGPGGDPGTSPSPEQSRGRPGGGGLFGGMRD from the coding sequence ATGAGCGAGCACCGCCGCAAGCCGCCGCCGCAGCCTCAGGGCGGCGGCGGACGAGCCGCGGCCAGGCGCGCGGCCCAGCAGCCGACGTCCGGCCGCCGTGCCGCACCGCCCAGTAGTTCCGCCACACCGCCGGCCGGCGGAGGCGACCAGTACGGAGGCCGGGCCGGAGCCCGCAGGGGCGCCCAGCGGAGCGCGCCCGGCGGACGGAGACGTCCCGGCGACGCCGGTCCCGGAGGAGGGAGAGGGCGCCGGGACGGCGGGCGCCCCGGCAAGAAGCGCTTCATCGACTATCCGCGCGCGGGCAAGGACGGCGTGAAGCGCTGGCTGCCCTCGTGGAAGCTGGTGCTCGGTGCGTGCTTCACCTTCATAGGGCTGATCCTCGGCACGGTGGGCGTCGCCCTGGCCGTGGTGCAGGTACCCAGTGAGCAGAAGGCCGCCGCGGTCCAGAAGAACGTCTACTACTGGTCCGACGGCAAGCAGATGGTCGTCGCCGGCGGCGGCGCCCTGAACCGTCAGATCGTGCCGATCGCCAAGATTCCCAAGTCGATGCAGTACGCGGTGATCTCGGCCGAGAACGCCAGCTTCTACGACGACTGGGGCGTGGACCCGATGGGCATCGCGCGCGCCGTCGTGAAGATGGCGCAGGGCGGTGAGACGCAGAGCGGTTCGACCATCACCCAGCAGTTCGTGAAGAACACCTACCTGAGCCAGGAGCAGACGCTCAAGCGCAAGGCGACCGAGCTGCTCATCTCCATAAAGGTGGGGGCCACGAAGGACAAGGACGACATCCTCGCGGGCTACCTCAACACCGCCTACTACGGGCGCGGTGCCTACGGCATCCAGGCCGCGGCGCGGGCGTACTACGACAAGGACTGCACCCAGCTGACGGCCAGCGAGAGCGCGTATCTCGCGGCGACGCTGAACGGTCCCAACCTGTACGACCCCTATGGCGGTCAGGGCCCGGCGGCCACGCCGGAGAAGAACACCAAGCGCTCCATGGACCGCTGGAAGTGGACCCTGGACCGTGAGGTCGAGGTCGGTCACCTGAAGCCGGCGGAGCGCGACAGCTGGGTCGCCAAGGGCTTCCCGCAGCCGCAGAAGCCCAAGCCCGCGACCAACCGCGCGGGCCAGATCGGCTATCTCACCGACCTCGCCGACAACTACATCGTCGCCCATTCCACCATCAGCAAGAACCAGCTGGACCGGGGCGGCTACCAGATCCACACCACCTTCGACCGCGACAAGGTCGAGGCCCTGTCGAAGGCGGTAGAGGACGTACGGAAGGCCAACATCAAGCCCGACGTGCGCGAGAAGGACAAGTTCGTGCAGTTCGGCGGCGCCTCCGTGGAGCCGAAGACCGGCAAGATCGTCGCCATCTACGGCGGCGCGAACGCCCTGGAGCACTACACCAACAACGCCGATTACACCGGTGTGCAGGTGGGCTCGACCTTCAAGCCGTTCGTGCTCGCCGCCGCCATGACGCACGGCAAGCGGGATCCGGGCCTCGGCGCGCAGCAGGGCGACAGCCAGCGCACGCTGGTCTCCCCGGACAGCGTCTACAACGGCAACAACAAGCTGACGCTGCGCAATTACAACGGCTCGGTCTGGCACGACCAGAACGGCGGCGAATGGCGCCAGGTCAACGACGGTGACGAGGACCGTGGCCTCGTCACGCTCCGGACCGCCATGCAGTTCTCGGTGAACACCCCCTTCATCCAGCTCGGCATGGACGTCGGCACCGACAAGGTCAAGGAGGCCGCGCTCGCGGCCGGCCTGGACAAGGACCAGCTCGCCGCGACGACCCCCACCTTCTCGCTCGGCACATCGGCGCCCAGCGCGATCCGGCTGGCCGGCGCGTACGCGACCTTCGCGGCCAGCGGCAAGCAGATGGACCCGTACTCCGTGGAGAAGGTGGAGAAGGACGGCAAGCCCGCCTACGTCCACGAGGCGTCGAGCAAGCTCGCCTTCTCGCCGCGGGTGGCCAACAACGTCACCGACGTGCTGAAGACCGTGGTGGAGGCCGGTACGGGCACCTCGGCGAAGCTCGGTGACCGTCCGGCCGCGGGCAAGACGGGTACGACCGACGGCAACCGCTCCGCCTGGTTCGCGGGCTACACCCCGCAGCTGTCGACCGCGGTCGGCATGTACCGGGTCGACCCCAACGCCAAGAAGCAGGAGTTCCTCTCCATGCGTGGTGTGGGCGGTCAGACGACCATCCACGGCGCGTCCTTCCCGGCCGAGATCTGGGCCGACTACATGGGCAAGGCGCTGAAGGGCCAGCCGATCGAGCAGTTCGAGCGGGCCGAGCCGATCGGCGAGAAGGTCTTCGGCGACGGCGCCAGCCCCTCCCCCAGCGCGGTGCCGTCCACGACGCCGTCGGCCACGCCGTCGAAGTCCCCGTCCGCGTCGCCGTCCAAGCCGGCGACGCCCAGCCCGTCGCCGAGCAAGATCTGCCTGCCGTTCGACCGGCGGTGCCACCAGGGCGACAACGGCGGCCCCGGCGAGCCCGGTACGTCGGGCGGCCCCGGCGGGGCCGGCGGGCCGGGAGGCGACCCGGGCACCTCGCCGTCGCCCGAGCAGAGCCGCGGCCGCCCCGGCGGCGGTGGGTTGTTCGGCGGGATGCGCGACTGA
- a CDS encoding PadR family transcriptional regulator, protein MSRRSGILEFAVLGLLRESPMHGYELRKRLNTSLGVFRAFSYGSLYPCLKTLVAGGYLIEEPGSAPEDARAASLAGRRAKIVYRLTADGKEHFEELLAHTGPDAWEDEHFAARFAFFGQTSRDVRMRVLEGRRSRLEERLEKMRASLARTRERLDDYTLELQRHGMESVEREVRWLNELIESERTGRDMRKAAAPQDTSGETGGTPRNRGGSRTDASGDTAN, encoded by the coding sequence ATGAGCAGACGCTCCGGCATCCTCGAGTTCGCCGTTCTCGGGCTGCTCCGTGAGTCCCCGATGCACGGCTATGAACTGCGGAAACGCCTCAACACCTCGCTCGGGGTGTTCCGAGCGTTCAGCTACGGAAGCCTCTACCCCTGCCTCAAGACGCTCGTCGCCGGCGGTTACCTGATCGAGGAGCCCGGCAGCGCTCCGGAGGACGCCCGCGCGGCGTCCCTCGCCGGACGCCGGGCCAAGATCGTCTACCGGCTGACGGCGGACGGCAAGGAGCACTTCGAGGAGCTGCTCGCCCACACCGGCCCGGACGCGTGGGAGGACGAACACTTCGCCGCCCGCTTCGCGTTCTTCGGGCAGACCTCGCGGGACGTACGGATGCGGGTGCTGGAAGGCCGCCGCAGCCGGCTGGAGGAGCGTCTGGAGAAGATGCGCGCCTCCCTGGCCCGTACCCGCGAGCGGTTGGACGACTACACCCTCGAACTCCAGCGCCACGGCATGGAGTCGGTGGAGCGCGAGGTCCGCTGGTTGAACGAGCTGATCGAGAGCGAGCGGACCGGGCGCGACATGCGCAAGGCCGCCGCACCGCAGGACACATCAGGAGAAACGGGCGGCACACCCCGGAACCGGGGTGGTTCCCGGACGGATGCGTCCGGCGACACCGCCAACTGA
- a CDS encoding inositol-3-phosphate synthase: MGSVRVAIVGVGNCAASLVQGVEYYKDADPNGRVPGLMHVQFGDYHVRDVEFVAAFDVDAKKVGLDLADAIGASENNTIKICDVPSTGVTVQRGHTHDGLGKYYRQTIEESAEAPVDIVQVLKDKQVDVLVCYLPVGSEDAAKFYAQCAIDAKVAFVNALPVFIAGTKEWADKFTEAGVPIVGDDIKSQVGATITHRVMAKLFEDRGVILDRTMQLNVGGNMDFKNMLERERLESKKISKTQAVTSQIRDRELGEDNVHIGPSDYVAWLDDRKWAYVRLEGRAFGDVPLNLEYKLEVWDSPNSAGVIIDAVRAAKIAKDRGIGGPILSASSYFMKSPPVQYFDDEARENVEKFIKGEVER, translated from the coding sequence ATGGGTTCGGTTCGCGTAGCCATCGTCGGCGTGGGCAACTGCGCCGCCTCGCTGGTGCAGGGCGTCGAGTACTACAAGGACGCCGACCCGAACGGCCGCGTGCCGGGTCTGATGCACGTGCAGTTCGGCGACTACCACGTGCGCGATGTGGAGTTCGTGGCCGCGTTCGACGTCGACGCGAAGAAGGTCGGCCTCGACCTCGCCGACGCCATCGGCGCCAGCGAGAACAACACCATCAAGATCTGCGACGTGCCGTCGACCGGCGTCACCGTGCAGCGCGGCCACACCCACGACGGCCTGGGCAAGTACTACCGCCAGACCATCGAGGAGTCCGCCGAGGCCCCCGTGGACATCGTCCAGGTCCTCAAGGACAAGCAGGTCGACGTCCTGGTCTGCTACCTGCCGGTGGGTTCCGAGGACGCCGCCAAGTTCTACGCGCAGTGCGCCATCGACGCCAAGGTCGCGTTCGTCAACGCTCTCCCGGTCTTCATCGCCGGCACCAAGGAGTGGGCGGACAAGTTCACCGAGGCGGGCGTCCCGATCGTCGGCGACGACATCAAGTCGCAGGTCGGCGCCACCATCACGCACCGTGTGATGGCGAAGCTGTTCGAGGACCGGGGCGTCATCCTGGACCGCACGATGCAGCTGAACGTCGGCGGCAACATGGACTTCAAGAACATGCTCGAGCGCGAGCGCCTGGAGTCCAAGAAGATCTCCAAGACGCAGGCCGTCACCTCCCAGATCCGCGACCGCGAGCTGGGCGAGGACAACGTCCACATCGGCCCGTCGGACTACGTGGCGTGGCTCGACGACCGCAAGTGGGCCTACGTGCGCCTCGAGGGCCGCGCGTTCGGCGACGTCCCGCTGAACCTGGAGTACAAGCTCGAGGTCTGGGACTCCCCGAACTCCGCCGGTGTCATCATCGACGCCGTCCGCGCCGCGAAGATCGCCAAGGACCGCGGCATCGGTGGCCCGATCCTCTCCGCGTCCTCCTACTTCATGAAGTCGCCGCCGGTGCAGTACTTCGACGACGAGGCCCGTGAGAACGTCGAGAAGTTCATCAAGGGCGAGGTCGAGCGCTGA
- a CDS encoding MFS transporter — protein MPVVRDLRVLLRLRDFRRLLAVRLLSQAADGVYQVALATYVVFSPEKQASPTAIASAMAVLLLPYSLLGPFAGVLLDRRRRRQVLLHGNLLRTALATVTALLIVARVPDWLFYASALSVTAVNRFVLAALSASLPRVVDSPERLVMANSLSPTAGTLAATAGGGLAFAVRLVTPEGTGSDAVVVLLGAALYLCAGLSSLTMPAGLLGPDASAPRSRLRATLADTVSGLAAGLRHLGERRTASRALAAMTLMRFCYGALLVTVLMLCRYAWTDTESAGLALLGVAVAVSGAGFFAAAVLTPWAVARLGRRGWMIVCAAVAAVLEPALGLPFAPAPMLIAAFVLGLCTQGAKIATDTVVQESVDDAFRGRVFSLYDVLFNVAFVGAAAVAALMLPPDGRSAALVVTVALIYAATAIAMARPRRR, from the coding sequence ATGCCCGTAGTGCGTGACCTGCGTGTCCTGCTCCGACTGCGTGACTTCCGCCGCCTGCTCGCCGTGCGGCTGCTGTCCCAGGCCGCCGACGGTGTCTACCAGGTCGCGCTCGCCACCTATGTGGTCTTCTCCCCCGAGAAGCAGGCGTCCCCCACGGCCATCGCCTCCGCCATGGCCGTGCTGCTACTGCCGTACTCGCTCCTCGGCCCGTTCGCGGGGGTCCTGCTGGACCGCCGGCGCCGACGTCAGGTGCTCCTCCACGGCAACCTGCTGCGCACCGCGCTGGCCACCGTCACCGCCCTGCTGATCGTCGCCCGCGTCCCCGACTGGCTCTTCTACGCCTCGGCGCTGTCCGTCACGGCGGTCAACCGCTTCGTCCTGGCCGCGCTCTCCGCCTCCCTGCCCCGGGTGGTCGACTCCCCCGAGCGCCTGGTCATGGCGAACTCCCTCTCCCCGACCGCCGGCACCCTCGCGGCCACCGCGGGCGGCGGCCTCGCCTTCGCCGTCCGCCTCGTCACACCCGAGGGCACCGGCTCCGACGCCGTCGTCGTCCTGCTGGGCGCCGCCCTCTACCTGTGCGCAGGCCTCAGCTCCCTGACCATGCCCGCCGGCCTCCTCGGCCCCGACGCCTCCGCGCCGCGGTCCCGGCTGCGCGCGACCCTGGCCGACACGGTCAGCGGCCTGGCCGCGGGACTGCGCCACCTCGGGGAGCGCCGTACGGCCTCCCGTGCCCTGGCCGCCATGACGCTGATGCGCTTCTGCTACGGCGCGCTGCTGGTCACCGTGCTGATGCTCTGCCGGTACGCGTGGACGGACACCGAGTCCGCGGGCCTGGCCCTGCTCGGTGTCGCGGTGGCCGTGTCCGGGGCCGGGTTCTTCGCGGCCGCCGTGCTCACGCCGTGGGCCGTGGCCCGGCTCGGCCGGCGCGGCTGGATGATCGTCTGCGCCGCGGTGGCGGCGGTCCTGGAGCCGGCGCTGGGTCTCCCCTTCGCCCCCGCGCCCATGCTGATCGCCGCGTTCGTCCTGGGCCTGTGCACCCAGGGCGCGAAGATCGCCACGGACACGGTGGTCCAGGAGTCGGTCGACGACGCCTTCCGGGGGCGGGTCTTCTCCCTCTACGACGTCCTCTTCAACGTCGCCTTCGTGGGCGCGGCGGCGGTGGCCGCGCTGATGCTGCCGCCCGACGGCCGCTCGGCCGCGCTGGTGGTGACCGTCGCCCTGATCTACGCGGCGACCGCGATCGCCATGGCCCGGCCCCGGCGCCGGTGA
- a CDS encoding CCA tRNA nucleotidyltransferase: protein MPNANNDSHTTPSTNELSHVQRRAVSELLRVSPVADDLARRFKEAGFSLALVGGSVRDALLGRLGNDLDFTTDARPEDVLKIVRPWADAVWEVGIAFGTVGCRKSDFDIEVTTYRSEAYDRTSRKPEVSYGDSIEEDLVRRDFTVNAMAVALPEKEFIDPHNGLEDLAARILRTPGTPEESFSDDPLRMMRAARFAAQLDFEVAPEVVEAMTEMSGRLEIVSAERVRDELNKLILSDHPRKGLRLLVDTGLAALVLPELPALRLERDEHHRHKDVYEHTLTVLEQAVDLEESGPDLVLRLAALLHDIGKPKTRRFEKDGRVSFHHHEVVGAKMTKSRMTKLKYSNELVKDVSKLVELHLRFHGYGTGEWTDSAVRRYVRDAGPLLDRLHKLTRSDCTTRNKRKASALSRAYDGLEERIARLQEQEELDSIRPDLDGNQIMGILGVGPGPQIGKAYKHLLELRLENGPMEQEAAVAALKEWWATQS from the coding sequence GTGCCGAACGCCAACAATGACAGCCACACCACGCCGTCCACGAACGAGCTCAGCCACGTGCAGCGCCGCGCCGTGAGCGAGCTCCTGAGGGTCTCCCCCGTGGCCGACGACCTCGCCCGCCGATTCAAGGAGGCCGGGTTCTCGCTTGCCCTGGTCGGCGGATCGGTGCGGGACGCGCTGCTCGGCCGGCTCGGCAACGACCTGGACTTCACCACGGACGCCCGTCCGGAGGACGTGCTGAAGATCGTGCGGCCGTGGGCCGACGCCGTCTGGGAGGTCGGCATCGCCTTCGGGACCGTGGGATGCCGCAAGTCGGACTTCGACATCGAGGTCACCACATACCGGTCGGAAGCGTACGACCGGACCTCGCGCAAGCCGGAGGTCTCCTACGGCGACTCCATCGAGGAAGATCTCGTCCGCCGGGACTTCACCGTCAACGCGATGGCCGTCGCGCTGCCGGAGAAGGAGTTCATCGACCCGCACAACGGCCTGGAGGACCTGGCCGCGCGGATCCTGCGCACCCCCGGCACCCCCGAGGAGTCCTTCTCCGACGACCCGCTGCGCATGATGCGGGCCGCGCGCTTCGCCGCGCAGCTGGACTTCGAGGTCGCGCCCGAGGTCGTCGAGGCGATGACGGAGATGAGCGGCCGGCTGGAGATCGTCTCCGCCGAGCGGGTCCGGGACGAGCTCAACAAGCTCATCCTCTCCGACCACCCCCGCAAGGGCCTGCGGCTCCTCGTCGACACCGGGCTCGCCGCCCTCGTCCTGCCCGAGCTCCCGGCCCTGCGCCTGGAGCGTGACGAGCACCACCGCCACAAGGACGTGTACGAGCACACGCTCACCGTCCTGGAGCAGGCCGTCGACCTGGAGGAGAGCGGCCCCGACCTCGTGCTGCGCCTCGCCGCGCTGCTGCACGACATCGGCAAGCCGAAGACCCGGCGCTTCGAGAAGGACGGCCGGGTCTCCTTCCACCACCATGAGGTGGTCGGCGCGAAGATGACCAAGTCGCGGATGACCAAGCTCAAGTACTCCAACGAGCTGGTGAAGGACGTCTCCAAGCTGGTCGAGCTCCACCTCCGCTTCCACGGCTACGGAACGGGCGAGTGGACCGACTCCGCCGTGCGCCGGTACGTACGGGACGCCGGCCCGCTGCTGGACCGTCTGCACAAGCTGACCCGCTCGGACTGCACGACGCGTAACAAGCGCAAGGCGAGCGCCCTGTCCCGCGCGTACGACGGCCTGGAGGAGCGCATCGCCCGGCTCCAGGAGCAGGAGGAGCTGGACTCGATCCGGCCGGATCTGGACGGTAACCAGATCATGGGGATCCTCGGGGTGGGCCCCGGCCCGCAGATCGGCAAGGCGTACAAGCACCTGCTGGAGCTGCGCCTGGAGAACGGCCCGATGGAGCAGGAGGCCGCCGTCGCCGCGCTCAAGGAGTGGTGGGCGACGCAGAGCTGA
- a CDS encoding DUF6049 family protein — protein sequence MAEAAEFQGTTAAPACRWARHLMTVLLGVLLLAGLVQLPAAPTARAESPTSRPVGVAIDSVTPVAPTQNDTITLSGTVTNNSGSTVTDAHVGLRVGPQVSGRSDIDDIGYRAGFSPGTDGAELGKHTQKIDKLAPGVSREFSISLPAKDLDLGHDGVYQLGVSLSGRSSDHPYEGVLGIQRTLLPWQPSGVEGKKTQLTFLWPLVSATHLTARTEKDQQQTPIFPNDDLAAELAPGGRLNQLVALGKNLKITWVIDPDLLATVEAMTKSYRVDGPDGKVVPGKGQAVAKQWLSQLQTAVAGHQVVALPFGDPDLASLAHRGKDVSGTLSHLQSATELAATTVDTILGVKPRTDFAWPVDGAVDSSIVDVATSAGAHNVIARSDSIREPKASYTPSAARQIGGGNTAVVADARMSTVFQGDLVRADNASLAVQRFLAQSLLVNRQAPDDERSIVVAPQRMPTTSQAQAMAAAIGGLSDGRWTQPLDLGDAARAKPDPSANQQVPGSGSYPEGLRAQELPTEAFQEIQKTQSTLDSFKVILTSEDRVVTPFGSAIMREMSTSWRGDRNGAADFRDAVQSYLYELTRQVQLIKKSDATLSGRDATLPITVQNGLLQGIDGLRLVLESSQPNRLKVDASQPVKIEGGHRQTLKFETRANANGPVKLTARLYTDDGQPYGEPMYFYVHVTSITPMVLLVIAGGVLLLILAGLRIYLQRKRSAARGAADGGAPGEDGNGPGDSGPGDDRPEVPGDPAPDTGSESTDPSGTGEKVDR from the coding sequence GTGGCCGAGGCGGCAGAGTTCCAGGGGACGACGGCCGCTCCTGCCTGCCGGTGGGCCAGGCACCTCATGACGGTGCTGCTCGGGGTCCTGCTCCTGGCCGGCCTGGTCCAGCTGCCCGCCGCGCCCACGGCCCGCGCCGAGTCGCCCACCTCCAGACCGGTCGGTGTCGCCATCGACTCCGTGACGCCCGTCGCACCGACGCAGAACGACACGATCACGCTCTCCGGCACCGTCACCAACAACAGCGGGTCGACGGTCACCGACGCCCATGTGGGACTGCGGGTGGGCCCGCAGGTCAGCGGCCGTAGCGACATCGACGACATCGGCTACCGGGCGGGCTTCTCGCCGGGTACCGACGGCGCGGAGCTCGGCAAGCACACCCAGAAGATCGACAAGCTGGCTCCGGGGGTCAGCAGGGAATTCAGCATCTCCCTGCCGGCGAAGGACCTCGACCTCGGCCACGACGGCGTCTACCAGCTGGGCGTCTCCCTCTCCGGGCGGTCGTCCGACCACCCCTACGAGGGGGTGCTGGGCATCCAGCGGACCCTGCTGCCGTGGCAGCCGTCCGGTGTCGAGGGCAAGAAGACGCAGCTCACGTTCCTGTGGCCGCTGGTCTCCGCCACCCACCTCACGGCGCGCACCGAGAAGGACCAGCAGCAGACGCCGATCTTCCCCAACGACGACCTCGCCGCCGAGCTGGCCCCGGGCGGCCGCCTGAACCAGCTCGTGGCGCTGGGCAAGAACCTGAAGATCACCTGGGTGATCGACCCCGACCTGCTCGCCACGGTCGAGGCCATGACCAAGAGCTACCGGGTCGACGGGCCGGACGGGAAGGTCGTCCCGGGCAAGGGGCAGGCGGTCGCCAAGCAGTGGCTCAGCCAGCTCCAGACCGCCGTCGCGGGCCACCAGGTGGTGGCGCTGCCCTTCGGCGACCCGGACCTCGCCTCGCTCGCCCACCGGGGCAAGGACGTCTCCGGGACCCTCAGCCACCTCCAGTCCGCGACGGAGCTCGCCGCCACCACCGTCGACACCATCCTCGGTGTGAAGCCGCGCACGGACTTCGCCTGGCCGGTCGACGGCGCGGTCGACTCCTCGATCGTCGACGTGGCCACCTCCGCGGGCGCCCACAACGTCATCGCCCGCAGCGACAGCATCCGCGAGCCCAAGGCCTCGTACACGCCCAGCGCGGCCCGCCAGATCGGCGGCGGCAACACCGCCGTCGTCGCGGACGCGCGGATGTCCACGGTCTTCCAGGGCGATCTGGTCCGGGCGGACAACGCCTCGCTGGCCGTGCAGCGCTTCCTGGCGCAGAGCCTCCTGGTGAACCGGCAGGCCCCCGACGACGAGCGCAGCATCGTCGTGGCACCCCAGCGGATGCCCACGACGAGCCAGGCGCAGGCCATGGCGGCCGCGATCGGCGGCCTGTCGGACGGCCGCTGGACCCAGCCGCTCGACCTGGGCGACGCGGCCAGGGCCAAGCCGGACCCCTCCGCCAACCAGCAGGTGCCGGGCTCCGGCTCCTACCCCGAGGGGCTGCGCGCGCAGGAACTGCCCACCGAGGCGTTCCAGGAGATCCAGAAGACCCAGAGCACCCTGGACAGCTTCAAGGTCATCCTCACCTCCGAGGACCGGGTGGTCACCCCGTTCGGCAGCGCGATCATGCGGGAGATGTCCACCTCGTGGCGCGGCGACCGCAACGGCGCCGCGGACTTCCGCGACGCGGTCCAGTCGTACCTGTACGAGCTGACCCGCCAGGTGCAGCTCATCAAGAAGTCCGACGCCACGCTCTCCGGCCGGGACGCGACGCTTCCGATCACCGTGCAGAACGGCCTGCTCCAGGGCATCGACGGCCTCCGGCTCGTGCTGGAGTCCAGCCAGCCGAACCGCCTCAAGGTCGACGCCTCCCAGCCGGTCAAGATCGAGGGCGGACACCGGCAGACGCTGAAGTTCGAGACGCGGGCCAACGCCAACGGCCCGGTGAAGCTGACGGCCCGGCTGTACACGGACGACGGCCAGCCCTACGGCGAGCCGATGTACTTCTATGTGCATGTCACGTCGATCACCCCTATGGTTCTGCTCGTCATCGCGGGTGGCGTCCTCCTCCTGATCCTCGCGGGGCTCCGCATCTACCTCCAGCGCAAGCGGTCCGCCGCCCGTGGGGCGGCTGACGGCGGGGCGCCCGGCGAGGACGGGAACGGCCCGGGTGACAGCGGCCCGGGTGACGACCGGCCGGAGGTGCCGGGCGACCCGGCACCGGACACCGGATCGGAAAGCACTGACCCATCCGGCACAGGTGAGAAAGTGGACCGTTGA